The following proteins are encoded in a genomic region of Corynebacterium atypicum:
- a CDS encoding FeoA family protein: MKTSSSTRPRHAGPRPHPGAQPGCTLADLRPGERGIIEQAAHAAETGGVGADVRPAAKDPNDPETKRERLQHRLVDLGFVPGGQVEALRRAPLGDPTIYRVADYEVALRARDARMIAVRRVAHGGEPDAAAQPNQPASDSAAGAGATAGTPAETIGR; this comes from the coding sequence ATGAAAACGTCATCATCTACACGGCCCCGGCACGCCGGTCCCAGGCCGCATCCAGGTGCTCAGCCCGGGTGCACGCTCGCGGACCTGCGCCCCGGCGAACGCGGAATCATCGAACAGGCGGCCCACGCCGCGGAAACGGGTGGGGTAGGCGCCGACGTACGACCGGCTGCAAAAGACCCGAACGACCCGGAAACCAAACGGGAACGCTTACAGCACCGTCTTGTTGACCTGGGCTTTGTCCCGGGCGGTCAGGTCGAGGCACTGCGTAGGGCGCCTCTGGGGGACCCGACGATATACCGGGTTGCTGACTACGAGGTCGCCCTGCGCGCCCGCGACGCCCGCATGATCGCGGTCCGGCGGGTGGCGCACGGCGGCGAGCCGGACGCAGCGGCCCAACCTAACCAGCCGGCGTCAGATTCGGCCGCGGGCGCAGGTGCAACTGCCGGCACACCTGCCGAGACCATAGGAAGGTAA
- a CDS encoding anti-sigma factor family protein, with protein sequence MQACDGPPEDRRTPTGGETEAISAAERMVFQLGQKLATARRRPRFDSVDHLGPDAVVSFVDDELTPGALHRARVHLVHCPECRREVRAQRRTADVVHESNGDSEVTIPAALLARLAGFAESGCGEGPSAADTPTPQPEGLIDRVETLIRAVRRRR encoded by the coding sequence ATGCAGGCCTGTGACGGGCCCCCTGAAGATCGGCGCACACCCACCGGGGGCGAGACTGAAGCGATAAGCGCAGCGGAGCGCATGGTCTTTCAACTAGGCCAGAAGCTTGCTACCGCCCGCCGGCGGCCCCGGTTCGATTCGGTGGACCACCTGGGCCCGGACGCCGTCGTCTCGTTCGTTGATGATGAGCTGACCCCGGGCGCGTTGCACCGGGCTCGGGTGCACCTGGTCCACTGCCCGGAGTGCCGCCGGGAGGTGCGCGCCCAGCGCCGCACGGCGGACGTGGTCCACGAGTCGAACGGCGACAGTGAGGTCACCATTCCCGCCGCGCTCCTAGCTCGGTTGGCCGGGTTCGCCGAGTCCGGGTGCGGGGAGGGCCCCTCGGCGGCAGACACGCCCACTCCGCAGCCGGAGGGTCTGATCGACCGGGTCGAGACGCTGATCCGTGCGGTGCGCCGCAGGCGATAA
- a CDS encoding O-methyltransferase, translating to MLKIVSETANASQAGLSQFIEEISAPLSPVAEVAEAARRDANEYELPVPDEQTGRLIATLAARGANPEAGAIVASPAASIVGLYVLEGLTDSAAVTCIDPEAEHTQRARKAVREAGYPSARGRFLTARPLEVLGRMAPGAYQLVFADVSPVDLTAFIDAAWPLLAPGGSLVIADILLDGTIASPSRTDRATKAAREAVEHLQEMAQDPHVRALVTYLPLGAGLAIATKRG from the coding sequence ATGCTCAAAATTGTGAGTGAGACTGCGAACGCTTCCCAGGCCGGCCTCAGCCAGTTCATCGAGGAGATCTCCGCGCCGCTGTCACCCGTGGCGGAGGTCGCCGAGGCTGCGCGCCGCGACGCTAACGAATACGAGCTGCCCGTGCCCGACGAGCAGACGGGCCGGCTCATCGCCACGCTCGCCGCCCGCGGCGCCAACCCGGAGGCAGGCGCGATCGTCGCCAGTCCCGCGGCCTCAATAGTCGGGCTTTACGTGCTCGAGGGGCTTACCGATTCCGCCGCCGTGACCTGCATCGACCCCGAGGCGGAACACACCCAGCGCGCCCGCAAGGCCGTACGGGAGGCCGGCTATCCGAGCGCCCGCGGCAGGTTCCTCACCGCACGCCCGCTGGAGGTACTCGGCCGCATGGCGCCCGGCGCCTACCAGCTCGTCTTCGCCGATGTCTCGCCCGTCGACCTGACGGCATTCATCGACGCGGCCTGGCCCCTACTCGCCCCCGGAGGCTCACTGGTGATCGCAGATATCCTGCTCGACGGCACGATCGCTAGCCCCTCGCGCACGGACAGGGCCACCAAAGCCGCCCGGGAGGCGGTCGAGCACCTCCAAGAAATGGCGCAGGACCCGCACGTGCGGGCCCTGGTCACCTACCTGCCGCTGGGCGCCGGCCTGGCGATCGCAACCAAGCGCGGCTAG
- the sigE gene encoding RNA polymerase sigma factor SigE — MSARQSTSPLSVCHPAGARPAAQEDAPEELTGTDAFDAGCGDMPSWAELVAEHGDSVYRLAYRLSGNKHDAEDLTQETFMRVFRSLKSYRAGAFRGWLHRITTNLFLDMVRHRATIRMEALPEDYERVEGDVPTPEEAYHIRHLTPALQRALDALSPEFRVAVVLRDVADMSYDEIAQTLGLKMGTVRSRIHRGRSQLRASLLEAAKADEEARLLLPASAG; from the coding sequence ATGAGTGCGCGCCAGTCCACGAGCCCGCTTTCCGTCTGCCACCCCGCCGGCGCGCGTCCGGCTGCCCAGGAGGATGCGCCGGAGGAGCTGACTGGCACCGATGCGTTCGATGCGGGCTGCGGCGATATGCCCTCGTGGGCCGAGCTCGTCGCTGAACACGGTGATAGCGTGTACCGGCTGGCCTACCGGTTATCCGGCAATAAGCACGACGCGGAGGACCTCACCCAGGAGACGTTTATGCGAGTTTTCCGGTCGCTGAAAAGCTACCGCGCGGGCGCGTTTCGAGGGTGGCTGCATCGGATTACCACCAACCTCTTTTTGGATATGGTGCGCCACCGCGCCACTATCCGGATGGAGGCGCTCCCGGAGGATTACGAGCGAGTCGAAGGCGACGTACCCACCCCAGAGGAGGCCTACCACATCCGCCATCTCACCCCGGCGCTGCAGCGCGCGCTAGACGCGCTGAGCCCGGAGTTCCGCGTGGCGGTGGTGCTTCGCGACGTCGCGGATATGAGCTACGACGAGATCGCGCAGACGCTGGGCCTTAAGATGGGCACGGTGCGCTCGCGGATCCACCGAGGCCGCTCGCAGCTGCGCGCGAGTCTGCTCGAGGCTGCAAAAGCCGACGAAGAGGCGCGGCTACTGCTGCCGGCATCCGCGGGCTAG